In Schistocerca nitens isolate TAMUIC-IGC-003100 chromosome 10, iqSchNite1.1, whole genome shotgun sequence, a single window of DNA contains:
- the LOC126210036 gene encoding histidine-rich glycoprotein-like, producing the protein MLLCGAGYPTLHHRAGYPTLHHRAGYPTLHHRAREAATVAGYPTLHHRADYPTLHHRAGYPTLHHRAGYPTLHHRAGYPTLHHRAGYPTLHHRAGYPTLHHRAGYPTLHHRAGYPTLHHRAGYPTLHHRAGYPTLHHRAGYPTLHHRAGYRTLYHLLYTAVQN; encoded by the exons ATGCTACTCTGTGGAGCAGGCTACCCCACCCTGCACCACCGTGCAGGCTACCCCACCCTGCACCACCGTGCAGGCTACCCCACCCTGCACCACCGTGcacgcgaggccgctacggtcgcag GCTACCCCACCCTGCACCACCGTGCAGACTACCCCACCCTGCACCACCGTGCAGGCTACCCCACCCTGCACCACCGTGCAGGCTACCCCACCCTGCACCACCGTGCAGGCTACCCCACCCTGCACCACCGTGCAGGCTACCCCACCCTGCACCACCGTGCAGGCTACCCCACCCTGCACCACCGTGCAGGCTACCCCACCCTGCACCACCGTGCAGGCTACCCCACCCTGCACCACCGTGCAGGCTACCCCACCCTGCACCACCGTGCAGGCTACCCCACCCTGCACCACCGTGCAGGCTACCCCACCCTGCACCACCGTGCAGGCTACCGCACCCTGTACCACC TTTTGTACACTgctgtccaaaattga